The following proteins come from a genomic window of Ailuropoda melanoleuca isolate Jingjing chromosome 2, ASM200744v2, whole genome shotgun sequence:
- the ZMYM6 gene encoding zinc finger MYM-type protein 6 isoform X3, giving the protein MLYKGQTAYHKTGSTQLFCSTRCITGYSSPVCVPPPPKKTCTNCTKDILNPKDVITTRFENSSPSKDFCSQSCLSSYELKKKPVVTIYTNSISTKCSMCQKNADIRFEVKYQNVVHGLCSDACFSKFHSANNLTMNCCENCGSYCYSSSGPCQSQKVFSSTSVTAYKQNSAQTPPYALGKSLRPSAEMIETTNDSGKTELFCSINCLSAYRVKTVISSGVQVSCHSCKTSAIPQYHLAMSNGTIYSFCSSSCVVAFQNVFNKPKGTNSSVAPPSQGQVVVSPPSGSAVSAAGGNTFAGPGSGPTGSISSSASATAGFRPLVAQSQQVAVARTLVKLKCQHCSHLFATKPELLFYKGKMFLFCGKTCSDEYKKKNKVMAMCDYCKLQKIIKETVRFSGVDKPFCSEVCKFLSARDFGERWGNYCKMCSYCSQTSPNLVENRLEGKLEEFCCEDCMSKFTVLFYQMAKCDGCKRQGKLSESIKWRGNIKHFCNLFCVLEFCHRQIMNDPISQNKVNIYKVQTASVELPSARKNTIPVITSVVSLAKISPTQPTGSTNSVLKGAVTKEAAKIIEDGSTQTDAMKLLSSQSPRLLKNKAILCKPVTQTKATSCKPHTQHKECQTDFPMPDEKHDVELESPPAKKKRIGFFQTCDAEYLKVGFIICPGSKESSPRPQCVICGEILSTENMKPANLSHHLKTKHSELENKPVDFFEQKSLEMECQNSSLKKCLLVEKSLVKASYLIAFQIAASKKPFSIAEELIKPYLVEMCSEVLGSSAGDKMKTIPLSNNTIGHRIDELSADIEDQMIQKVRKSKWFALQVDESSEISNITLLLCYIRFIDYDCSDIKEELLCCIEMASQITGFDIFELINKYIDSKSLNWKHCVGLCTDGATSMTGRCSGLRAKIQEIAMTTVAFTHCFIHREHLAAAKLSPRLHEILLQSAQILSFIKSNALNSRMLTILCEEMGSEHVNLPLHAEVRWISRGRILTRLFELRHEIEIFLNQKHSDLARYFLDEEWVAKLAYLSDIFSLINELNSSLQGTMTTLFNLYNKMDIFKEKLKMWLKRTQENDYDMFPSFSEFLNSSDLNMRGIVNIISEHLEGLSQMFHDCYPPEDDLRSGNLWIINPFMNHQNTNLTDFEEEKLVELSSDLELQSVFKSMSVTQFWINAKTSYPELHEKAMKFLLPFSTIYLCDATFSALTESKQRNLLVSGSALRLAVTSLIPRIEKLVKEKE; this is encoded by the exons atgctttataaaggGCAAACTGCGTATCATAAGACAGGATCTACTCAGCTCTTCTGCTCCACGCGGTGCATCACTGGATATTCTTCACCTGTCTGCGTGCCACCTCCTCCCAAGAAAACCTGCACAAACTGTAcaaa agacattTTAAATCCAAAGGATGTGATCACAACCCGATTTGAAAATTCTTCTCCTAGCAAAGATTTCTGCAGCCAATCATGTCTTTCTTCTTATGAGCTAAAGAAAAAACCTGTTGTCACCATATATACCAATAGCATTTCAACCAAATGCAGTATGTGTCAGAAGAATGCTGAT ATTCGATTTGAAGTTAAATATCAAAATGTGGTGCATGGTCTTTGTAGTGATGCCTGTTTCTCAAAATTTCACTCCGCCAACAACCTCACCATGAACTGTTGCGAGAACTGTGGAAGCTACTGCTATAGTAGCTCTGGCCCGTGCCAGTCCCAGAAGGTTTTTAGTTCCACAAGTGTCACAGCGTATAAACAG aATTCAGCCCAAACTCCTCCATATGCCTTGGGGAAATCATTGAGGCCCTCAGCTGAAATGATTGAGACTACCAATGACTCAGGAAAAACCGAGCTTTTCTGCTCTATTAATTGCTTGTCTGCTTACAGAGTTAAGACTGTTATTTCTTCAG GTGTCCAGGTTTCATGTCATAGTTGTAAAACTTCAGCAATCCCTCAGTATCACCTCGCCATGTCCAATGGAACTATATACAGCTTCTGCAGCTCCAGTTGTGTGGTGGCTTTCCAG AATGTATTTAACAAACCAAAAGGAACAAACTCTTCAGTGGCACCCCCGTCTCAGGGCCAAGTGGTTGTAAGCCCACCCTCTGGGTCAGCAGTGTCGGCTGCAGGAGGTAACACCTTTGCCGGTCCCGGTTCCGGTCCCACTGGCTCCATCAGCAGTTCTGCCTCTGCCACAGCTGGCTTCCGGCCTCTTGTTGCCCAATCCCAGCAAGTTGCTGTAGCTCGGACACTTGTTAAACTCAAGTGTCAACACTGTAGCCATCTGTTTGCCACAAAACCAGAACTCCTTTTCTACAAG ggtaaaatgtttctgttttgtggcAAAACTTGCTCTGatgaatacaaaaagaaaaataaagttatggCAATGTGTGACTACTGTAAACTGCAGAAAATTATAAAGGAGACTGTCCGATTCTCAGGGGTTGATAAGCCATTCTGTAGTGAAG TTTGCAAATTCCTCTCTGCCCGTGACTTTGGAGAACGATGGGGAAATTACTGTAAGATGTGCAGTTATTGCTCACAGACATCCCCTAATTTGGTAGAAAATCGATTGGAGGGCAAGTTAGAAGAGTTTTGTTGTGAAGATTGCATGTCCaaatttacagttttgttttatcaG ATGGCCAAGTGTGATGGCTGTAAACGACAGGGTAAGCTAAGTGAGTCCATAAAATGGCGAGGAAACATCAAACATTTCTGTAACTTATTTTGTGTCTTGGAGTTTTGTCATCGGCAAATTATGAATGACCCTATTTcacaaaataaag TAAACATTTATAAGGTGCAGACTGCTTCAGTGGAGCTCCCTTCTGCAAGGAAAAATACAATACCAGTTATAACCAGTGTGGTGTCATTGGCAAAAATATCTCCTACGCAGCCTACAGGGAGCACTAACAGTGTTTTAAAAG GTGCAGTTACTAAAGAGGCAGCAAAGATCATCGAAGAC GGAAGCACACAGACAGATGCCATGAAACTTCTATCTTCCCAGTCTCccaggcttttaaaaaacaaagcaatattgTGCAAGCCTGTCACACAGACCAAGGCCACCTCTTGCAAACCGCATACGCAACACAAGGAATGTCAGACAG ATTTCCCTATGCCTGATGAGAAACATGACGTGGAACTTGAGTCTCCacctgcaaagaaaaaaagaataggtttTTTCCAGACTTGTGATGCGGAATATTTAAAAGTTGGTTTTATTATCTGTCCAGGATCAAAAGAAAGTTCACCAAGGCCACAGTGTGTCATTTGTGGAGAAATTTTATCCACTGAAAATATGAAGCCAGCAAATCTTTCTCATCATTTGAAGACAAAACATtcagaattagaaaacaaaccGGTAGATTTTTTTGAACAAAAATCTCTTGAAATGGAATGTcaaaatagttctttaaaaaagtgtttacTAGTTGAAAAGTCACTTGTGAAAGCTTCTTATTTAATTGCTTTTCAAATTGCTGCCAGCAAGAAGCCGTTCTCCATTGCTGAAGAATTAATTAAACCGTATTTAGTAGAGATGTGTTCAGAAGTTTTGGGTTCAAGTGCTGGAGACAAAATGAAAACCATTCCTCTTTCTAATAATACAATTGGACACAGGATTGATGAACTGTCCGCAGACATTGAAGATCAGATGATTCAGAAAGTCAGAAAGTCCAAGTGGTTTGCCCTCCAGGTAGATGAATCATCAGAAATCTCAAATATCACCCTTCTTTTGTGCTATATACGGTTCATTGATTATGATTGCAGTGATATAAAAGAAGAATTACTATGTTGCATTGAAATGGCTTCTCAAATAACTGGTTTTGACATATtcgaactaataaataaatacattgacaGTAAATCTCTGAATTGGAAACATTGTGTTGGTCTCTGCACAGATGGGGCTACAAGCATGACTGGCAGGTGTTCTGGTTTAAGGgcaaaaattcaagaaattgcCATGACCACAGTGGCATTTACACACTGCTTTATTCACCGTGAACATTTAGCAGCGGCAAAGTTGTCTCCACGCTTACATGAAATTCTTTTGCAGTCAGcacaaattttaagttttataaagaGCAATGCGTTGAATTCACGAATGTTGACCATTTTGTGTGAAGAAATGGGGTCTGAGCATGTGAATTTACCACTTCATGCTGAAGTACGTTGGATATCGAGAGGGAGAATTTTAACAAGATTATTTGAATTACGAcatgaaattgaaatttttttaaaccaaaagcaTTCAGATTTGGCCAGGTATTTTCTTGATGAGGAATGGGTTGCCAAGCTGGCCTATTTATCAGatattttttcacttataaatgaACTCAATTCAAGTCTCCAAGGAACTATGACTACTCTCTTCAATTTGTACAATAAAATGgatatatttaaggaaaagttaaaaatgtggTTGAAGCGCACACAAGAGAATGATTATGACATGTTCCCTTCATTTTCCGAATTCTTAAACTCATCAGACTTAAATATGAGAGGCATTGTAAACATTATATCTGAGCACCTGGAAGGACTTTCTCAAATGTTTCATGACTGTTATCCACCAGAAGATGACTTGCGTTCAGGAAATTTGTGGATAATTAATCCTTTTATGAATCATCAAAATACTAATCTCACGGACTTCGAAGAAGAAAAACTAGTAGAGCTATCTTCGGATTTGGAATTACAATCAGTATTTAAATCAATGTCTGTAACTCAGTTTTGGATAAATGCAAAGACAAGTTACCCAGAACTCCATGAAAAGGCAATGAAGTTTTTGTTGCCCTTTTcaactatttatttatgtgatgcTACATTTTCTGCTTTGACGGagtcaaaacaaagaaatctcTTGGTTTCTGGTTCTGCTCTAAGACTTGCAGTCACATCTTTAATTCCAAGGATAGAAAAATTagtaaaggagaaagaatag